A window of Diabrotica virgifera virgifera chromosome 9, PGI_DIABVI_V3a contains these coding sequences:
- the LOC126891425 gene encoding uncharacterized protein LOC126891425: protein MPEEGHPEIMKADTIGRVYTVHPNNAECFYLRMLLHEIRGPTSFTDLRTINGYLCQTYREACQRLGLLENDNHWELTLQEATLIASAEQFRELFAIILTTCNPSNPKQLWDAFKRSMSDDILYQIRQTNPELTIEFNDDIFNETLIRLEDKCLAINNQALVELGMPAPQRNAFSVLNYEITKEKSYNVNELLEYIAHNKPLLNDNQKKVYDVIMDRIINNTGGIIYLDAPGGTGKTFLQNLILAEIRVKKHIALALASSGIAATLMEGRTAHSALQLPLNIAEQQFPVCKISGKSGRGQCLKQAKVILWDECTMAHKKSLEAMDRTLQELPKNSEIMGGALLILSGDFRQTLPVIPKSTPADEINACLKKSHLWSQVQILQLTKNMRVELSKDETTAHFAKILLQIGEDTYPTNQTTGLIELNSDFCNIATTENDLIDKIYPNFVQNYTNVEWLFQRAILATKNNVVDDINFNILKKIPGEERIYKSMDTMVSSEESVNFPTEFLNSLQVPGMPLHCLRLKI, encoded by the coding sequence ATGCCAGAGGAGGGTCATCCAGAAATCATGAAAGCTGACACAATAGGTCGAGTATACACTGTACATCCAAACAATGCCGAATGTTTCTATCTCCGGATGTTGTTACACGAAATACGGGGACCAACAAGCTTCACAGATCTCAGGACTATTAACGGCTACCTATGCCAGACGTACAGAGAAGCATGTCAACGCTTAGGATTATTGGAAAACGATAACCACTGGGAATTAACACTACAAGAAGCTACACTCATAGCTTCAGCTGAACAATTTCGAGAGTTATTCGCCATAATTCTAACAACATGTAACCCATCGAACCCAAAACAACTATGGGACGCTTTCAAGAGGAGTATGAGTGATGATATATTGTACCAAATCCGACAAACTAATCCAGAACTGACTATAGAATTCAATGATGACATCTTCAATGAAACACTCATTCGCTTAGAAGATAAATGTTTAGCAATAAATAACCAGGCTTTAGTAGAACTTGGAATGCCAGCACCACAAAGAAATGCTTTCAGtgtgttaaactacgaaattacAAAGGAAAAAAGCTACAACGTCAATGAACTGCTTGAATACATTGCTCACAACAAACCACTCCTCAATGACAATCAAAAAAAAGTTTACGACGTTATAATGGACCGGATAATTAACAACACTGGTGGAATTATTTACTTGGACGCACCAGGAGGCACCGGTAAAACGTTTCTACAAAATCTAATACTGGCAGAAATACGTGTTAAAAAACACATCGCACTGGCACTAGCATCATCCGGCATTGCAGCCACACTTATGGAAGGACGAACTGCCCATTCTGCTTTACAACTACCGTTGAATATAGCAGAACAACAATTCCCGGTATGTAAAATCTCAGGAAAATCTGGACGGGGTCAATGTCTAAAACAAGCTAAAGTTATCTTATGGGATGAATGCACCATGGCCCATAAAAAATCACTTGAAGCAATGGACAGAACATTACAAGAATTGCCAAAAAACTCTGAAATAATGGGAGGAGCTCTACTCATACTGTCGGGAGATTTTCGACAAACACTTCCAGTTATTCCCAAGTCAACACCAGCAGACGAAATCAATGCATGCTTAAAAAAGTCACATCTCTGGTCACAAGTACAAATACTGCAATTAACAAAAAACATGAGAGTTGAATTATCAAAAGATGAAACAACAGCACATTTTGCTAAAATACTTTTACAAATAGGTGAAGACACATATCCTACTAACCAAACGACCGGCCTCATTGAACTCAATAGTGATTTCTGTAACATAGCCACTACTGAAAACGATCTAATCGACAAAATTTATCCAAATTTTGTTCAGAACTATACCAACGTAGAGTGGTTATTTCAAAGAGCAATTTTGGctactaaaaataatgttgttgacGATATCAATTTTAATATTCTAAAGAAAATACCTGGTGAAGAGAGAATATATAAATCGATGGACACGATGGTATCCAGCGAGGAAAGTGTCAACTTCCCCACAGAATTTCTAAACTCTTTACAAGTACCAGGAATGCCATTACACTGCCTTCGTCTGAAAATTTGA